The Bacillus carboniphilus genome contains a region encoding:
- a CDS encoding putative holin-like toxin, translating into MTVFESLVLMISFASLVLSILSFEQKK; encoded by the coding sequence ATGACAGTTTTTGAGAGCCTTGTCTTGATGATCTCATTTGCAAGCCTGGTATTGTCGATACTGTCTTTTGAACAAAAAAAATAG
- a CDS encoding neutral/alkaline ceramidase, producing the protein MKPFIYVFLSLIIVSSFFENAFNVKAHASSETGNYFVGTGIYDITGPPAELAMMGYANTEQLTEGIHFRLRSRAFVIADSSMDQRVAIVSADLGMIFHSVTQGVVNKLKQKGYGDLYSYDNILLSATHTHSGPGGYSHEGLYNITTFGFYEENYDVIVDGIVQSIIQAHDNLEPGYLELNQGTVEGTSKNRSIEAYNNNPQSEKDQYEDSFDKTMTLLNFRNDDGQLLGVLNWFPVHPVSMGQENSLISGDNKGYASYLFEEDYSTDYDSSQTFVAAFAQSNEGDVTPNIFGDGIGYGENDFEHTKKAGEIQYEAAENLSEQATKRLDGALSSIHIFRDFSNLEINGEYTNGIVQSTFPSTLGYSFAAGTEDGRPETSILPSFYEGMTQPEYSINDHDHFYDEVQTLLSIVPQIGEMSGNQYPDLWEQHFPKPVLFAPSKVTPDAWTPQTIPIQMIQLGDLYLLSVPGEFTTMAGRRLTTHIKEQIDEKTGKDNTVIISGLSNSYSSYVATPEEYDKQHYEGASTQFGKWTLSAYLQAFTSLTDALINDGSVQSDPTPKDLSDEQVYLKPKVLFDGTPIGKEFGSKRSDVDSQYEPEETVKVSFWAGHPNNDFKTQKTYLEVQKKEGDQWVVIADDNDWNTKFYWKRHSTILATSFTTIKWNIPKDVEEGQYRIVHYGAHKNISGKISSYKGVSSTFQVNVN; encoded by the coding sequence ATGAAACCATTCATTTATGTTTTTTTATCTTTAATTATCGTATCTTCTTTTTTTGAAAACGCTTTCAACGTTAAAGCCCATGCCTCATCTGAAACAGGCAACTATTTCGTAGGTACAGGAATTTATGATATTACTGGACCTCCAGCTGAATTAGCTATGATGGGCTATGCAAACACAGAGCAATTGACAGAAGGAATACACTTCCGGTTACGTTCCAGAGCTTTTGTTATTGCTGATTCGAGTATGGACCAAAGAGTTGCCATTGTAAGTGCAGATTTAGGGATGATCTTTCATTCAGTCACACAAGGAGTGGTAAACAAACTAAAACAAAAAGGCTATGGCGACCTATACAGTTATGATAATATTTTACTCTCTGCCACTCACACACATAGTGGACCTGGTGGATATTCTCATGAAGGTCTTTATAATATTACTACATTTGGTTTTTATGAAGAAAATTATGACGTGATAGTAGATGGTATTGTCCAGTCAATCATACAAGCCCATGACAACCTCGAACCTGGATATTTAGAACTTAATCAAGGAACAGTTGAAGGAACAAGTAAAAACCGTTCTATAGAAGCCTATAATAACAACCCTCAATCAGAAAAGGACCAATATGAGGATAGTTTTGACAAAACGATGACCTTACTCAATTTTCGAAACGACGACGGTCAATTGCTTGGTGTTTTGAACTGGTTTCCTGTTCATCCAGTGTCAATGGGACAAGAAAACTCTCTTATTTCCGGTGATAATAAAGGGTATGCATCTTATTTATTTGAAGAAGATTATAGTACAGATTATGATTCTTCTCAAACATTTGTCGCCGCCTTTGCACAATCCAATGAAGGAGATGTAACACCTAATATTTTTGGTGATGGAATCGGTTACGGAGAAAACGACTTTGAACACACTAAAAAAGCAGGTGAAATTCAATATGAAGCGGCTGAAAATTTAAGTGAGCAAGCAACAAAACGTTTAGATGGAGCCTTGAGTTCCATTCATATTTTCAGAGATTTTTCCAATCTTGAAATTAATGGAGAATATACAAACGGAATAGTCCAATCCACATTCCCCTCTACATTAGGGTACTCATTTGCAGCTGGTACTGAAGATGGAAGACCTGAAACATCTATCCTCCCCAGTTTTTATGAAGGAATGACACAACCAGAGTATTCTATAAATGATCATGACCACTTTTACGATGAAGTTCAAACCTTGCTCTCTATTGTACCCCAAATTGGTGAAATGAGTGGTAACCAATATCCAGATCTATGGGAGCAACACTTTCCAAAGCCCGTATTATTTGCTCCTTCTAAAGTAACTCCTGATGCATGGACTCCTCAAACAATTCCAATTCAAATGATACAACTAGGTGACCTTTACTTACTCTCTGTACCAGGTGAATTTACAACTATGGCTGGAAGACGACTCACAACACATATAAAAGAACAGATAGATGAAAAAACAGGAAAAGATAATACTGTCATTATTTCAGGATTATCAAATTCTTATAGTAGTTATGTAGCAACTCCTGAGGAATATGATAAACAACATTATGAAGGAGCATCTACACAATTTGGCAAGTGGACATTGAGTGCTTACTTGCAAGCATTCACTTCATTGACTGACGCTCTTATAAACGACGGATCGGTTCAGTCCGATCCCACACCTAAAGATTTAAGTGACGAACAAGTTTATTTAAAACCGAAAGTATTATTTGATGGTACACCAATCGGTAAAGAATTCGGTAGCAAAAGGTCGGATGTTGATTCTCAATACGAGCCTGAAGAAACAGTAAAGGTCAGTTTTTGGGCAGGTCATCCTAATAATGACTTTAAAACCCAAAAAACGTATTTGGAGGTACAGAAAAAAGAAGGCGACCAATGGGTAGTTATTGCGGATGATAACGATTGGAATACAAAGTTTTATTGGAAAAGACATTCAACTATTCTTGCTACCTCTTTTACGACGATTAAGTGGAACATTCCCAAAGATGTTGAAGAAGGACAATATCGAATTGTTCATTACGGAGCTCATAAAAATATAAGCGGCAAAATCAGTTCTTATAAAGGTGTTTCTTCCACTTTTCAAGTTAACGTGAACTAA